One Osmerus eperlanus chromosome 23, fOsmEpe2.1, whole genome shotgun sequence DNA segment encodes these proteins:
- the LOC134010147 gene encoding uncharacterized protein LOC134010147 produces MPGLDRVDSLAECLVELRNQSSLALTNQQVSNIVALWQNLLDYDQQRVTFAARHQSRLDTGRFRSPKKRQEFTPGVESMKRHALTTTAPLAQWPDCCRLIELIFVRLCAIHRSPKKKGTGAVSRWSLILDDYRKIRQRILANGTVMQQTTLQLVDVSHTTLVQWHNKRVKKQDNAVVMQGLNLPSRLSAAANPLPPANVRLPSALPHPGPALQYQLPCSTVGQARLKRKVPPTDVTPVAIKMHAQRQLFPAPPSAPRLLVLAPVTSQVPVLVAAPQALRHGH; encoded by the exons ATGCCGGGCTTAGACAGAGTAGACAGCTTGGCTGAGTGTTTGGTGGAGCTGAGGAACCAGTCCTCTCTGGCCCTCACCAACCAGCAG GTAAGCAACATTGTTGCTCTGTGGCAGAACCTGCTGGACTACGACCAGCAGAGGGTTACCTTTGCTGCCAGACACCAGAGCAGGCTGGACACAGGGAGGTTCAGGTCTCCAAAGAAGAGGCAGGAGTTCACTCCAGGGGTGGAGAGCATGAAGAGGCACGCACTCACCACCACTGCCCCGCTTGCCCAATGGCCTGATTGCTGCCGCCTGATTGAACTGATCTTTGTCAGGCTCTGTGCCATCCATCGCTCTCCCAAGAAGAAGGGGACTGGTGCAGTGTCCAGATGGAGTTTAATCCTGGATGACTACAGGAAAATCAGGCAGCGCATTTTGGCAAATGGGACGGTCATGCAGCAGACcacactgcagctggtggatgtaagCCACACCACCCTTGTGCAGTGGCACAACAAGAGGGTGAAGAAGCAGGACAACGCTGTGGTAATGCAGGGGCTGAACTTGCCCAGTCGCTTGTCTGCGGCAGCCAACCCACTCCCTCCTGCTAATGTGCGCCTTCCATCTGCGCTCCCCCACCCAGGCCCGGCTCTCCAGTACCAACTGCCCTGCAGCACCGTGGGCCAGGCGCGGTTGAAAAGAAAGGTCCCGCCCACAGATGTAACACCGGTGGCTATAAAGATGCATGCCCAGCGTCAGCTcttccctgctccaccctcGGCCCCTCGTCTGTTGGTGCTGGCTCCGGTGACCTCACAGGTGCCTGTCCTCGTCGCTGCTCCACAGGCCCTG aggcatggacactgA